The sequence TAAAAGAGAAGATGTGATATTCCTTTTAAAAGATCTAGGTCAGATAGCGCTTGAAAAAGCAACGGAAGACCGTGAAGAAGCGATACAGTCAGGTACTCATTATTCGGAAATGTTACCTGTTGAGTATCAACCTACTTCGGAGTATATTCAGCTGTTTCACGATACCCTTTTAGGTACGGCACGTAAGGTAGCTATGGCCGCTGGGGTGGTCGCCGAGTTAATCGTAAAAAAGCGCGGGTTCGATACTGTTCTTGCATCATTAGCTCGAGCCGGTACTCCTATTGGTATCCTGATAAAACGTTATATTCAGCAGTTTTATCAGATTAATATGCCGCATTATAGCATTTCGATTATTCGTGGAAAAGGTTTAGATCATAACGCTGTTCACTACATGCTTCAAAACCATCCGGGCAAGAAAATACAGTTTATTGATGGTTGGACAGGAAAGGGAGCCATCCGGAAGGTTCTAGTTGAAGCGTGCTCAATCTTTCGTGAACAATTCGGCATTGAATTAAGTGATGATTTAGCAGTACTGGCTGATCCGGGATGTTGTTCCGAAACCTTCGGAACAAGAGAAGACTTCTTGATCCCTAGCGCTGCCTTGAACTCCACCGTATCAGGCTTAATGAGCCGCACGGTACTCCGGAATGACTTAATTGGGCCAATGGATTTTCATGGGGCAAAATTCTATAAAGAATGGCTTCCTAATGACCTCTCTAATATATTTGTAGATATTGTTTCTAAACTGTTTTCCGAGATAGCTGAAAAGGCCTGTGAGGAAGCTGAACGACTTTATTCTAAGCCGGAAGAAACAGCATCAACGTGGAAGGGACTAAGTGATATAAGACGTATTCAGGAGCGGTTTGGAATTCAAGATATTAACTTAATTAAGCCTGGGGTTGGCGAAACCACTCGTGTCCTGCTTCGGCGAGTTCCATGGAAAATTCTTGTTGATCGTTTGGACAATCCCAATTTAAAGCACCTTTTTCTTTTAGCCAAAGATCGGAATGTTCCCGTTGAAGTATATCCAGACCTCACCTATTCTTGCTGTGGTTTAATTAAGCCGGTAAGGGGTGAAGGTGAATGATCTTTGCTAGTGATTTAGATCGGACCCTTATCTATTCCCGGGGAGCCATAGGCGAAGATGTAGGGGAAGCTGATCTGGTTCCTGTAGAATTATATGAGGGTCGGCAGATATCATTCATGACTAAGTCGGCCCTCCATCTGTTGGAGGAAATTACAAAAATCGCTTTATTCGTGCCGGTAACTACGAGGACTGTTAGGCAGTATAAAAGGATATTCCATTTGCTCGACGTTTTTCAACCTAAATACGCTATTACCAGCAATGGTGGAACGGTTTTGATAGATGGTGTTCCAGACGTCAATTGGTCAAGAAATGTACAGCTAGCGCTAAAGGAAAGCAGCTCGCCAGAAGAAGCCAAACTAACATTTGACCGTTTCAGATCATCGGAATGGATAATAAGCGAGCGGCTTGCCGATAACTTTTTCTATTCTATCGTTGTAGATCGTGACAAGTTTCAGGTACCTTTAATAGACGAGTGCCGAAGCTACCTGAAGAAACTTGGATGGACGATTTCGGTACAAGGAAGAAAAGTATATCTGATTCCAGAAGGTATTAATAAAGGTAATGCCGTTAATTATGTTAAGGAATTAGCCGGGGCACGATATGTAGCAGCATCAGGTGATTCTTTACTTGATGAAAGTCTTTTAAGAGTATCCCATTATAGCCTGTCGCCTTCCCACGGAGAGCTGTTCAATACTAAATCTTCAGATAAATTCTTTCGATTTACAAAGCAGTCTGGAATTCAAGCTTCGGAGGAATTGGTCATAGAAATACACAAATGGTTCAAAAGTTTAATTTAACGGTTTATCAAAGACTTTATACGCAAACGAAGAGTCGTCTGAATCTGAGTGTGTCAGCATGTTAAAAACAGAATTTTGAAAGGGATGCTTCTCTTTGACTACGAGAATCTGGTACAACCGAACTTTTTCTACGGCAAGTCATTATCTTGAAATGATCCGGAATAATTCTGAGGGGCAGCCATTTGAGTTTTTTGCCACTCATCCTAGAAAATATTCTCTTATGCTCCAGGTTGCTGACCACGCAGAGATGGAACCTATTATACCCTTAAAGGACTATGCACAGTACTGTCTGAACTTCTGCAGCAAGCATAAGATTGATGTATTCATTCCTCATTATAGAATGTTCGAAATAGCTAAACACGAACATGCGTTCAAACAGATCGGTACAAAACTATTGTTATCCGGTAATGCTAGCCTTATACAAACCGTTTCGGATAAGGGTGAATTATTTCGCACCCTTTCTGGTGTGGAAAATGTTATTGTTCCTGATCATTATATCGTTAATAATGCAGAGGAGTTTGTGTACGCTTATCAATCTCTTAAAGCTAAGGGGCACCGTGTATGTTTTAAGCCTGTGAGAGGCGAGGGAGGTTCGGGGTTCCGGATTATTCAGGAGCAGCAGGCTTCTTTGGAAAGTCTTTATAATCCGGTCTCAGCAGCAGTCAATTTGCAGGAAGTAACCAAATTGCTTTCCTCGGTGCAGAATTTCGAGCCTCTTATGGTCATGGAATATATGAATGGTTATGAATACAGTATCGATTGTCTGGCGGATCATAACTATTTGTATGCAGCTATCCCTCGTAAAAAGGTAGAGGGACGTATTCGGGCATTAGAAAATAATCAAGACCTGATTCAACTTGCCCATTCCATCCATAAGATTTTGCCTCTTCGCTATAACTTCAACATTCAGGTTATCTATCAAGACTCTGTTCCAAAGCTTTTGGAGATTAACCCACGAACTTCTGGAGGATTGTATACATCTTGTCTTTCCGGGATTAACTTCCCCTATCTCTCTGTGAAGTTACTACAAGGACAGGTAATACAAATCCCTGAACCAAGCTTCGACATTTTTGCAACACATATTGAACAAGAGGTACTGATGACCCGTTTCTGTTAACCTCATATAAT is a genomic window of Paenibacillus durus ATCC 35681 containing:
- a CDS encoding ATP-grasp domain-containing protein; this encodes MTTRIWYNRTFSTASHYLEMIRNNSEGQPFEFFATHPRKYSLMLQVADHAEMEPIIPLKDYAQYCLNFCSKHKIDVFIPHYRMFEIAKHEHAFKQIGTKLLLSGNASLIQTVSDKGELFRTLSGVENVIVPDHYIVNNAEEFVYAYQSLKAKGHRVCFKPVRGEGGSGFRIIQEQQASLESLYNPVSAAVNLQEVTKLLSSVQNFEPLMVMEYMNGYEYSIDCLADHNYLYAAIPRKKVEGRIRALENNQDLIQLAHSIHKILPLRYNFNIQVIYQDSVPKLLEINPRTSGGLYTSCLSGINFPYLSVKLLQGQVIQIPEPSFDIFATHIEQEVLMTRFC
- a CDS encoding HAD family hydrolase — protein: MIFASDLDRTLIYSRGAIGEDVGEADLVPVELYEGRQISFMTKSALHLLEEITKIALFVPVTTRTVRQYKRIFHLLDVFQPKYAITSNGGTVLIDGVPDVNWSRNVQLALKESSSPEEAKLTFDRFRSSEWIISERLADNFFYSIVVDRDKFQVPLIDECRSYLKKLGWTISVQGRKVYLIPEGINKGNAVNYVKELAGARYVAASGDSLLDESLLRVSHYSLSPSHGELFNTKSSDKFFRFTKQSGIQASEELVIEIHKWFKSLI
- a CDS encoding cysteine protease StiP family protein; its protein translation is MIKTIPPIPAPTLVGSYKREDVIFLLKDLGQIALEKATEDREEAIQSGTHYSEMLPVEYQPTSEYIQLFHDTLLGTARKVAMAAGVVAELIVKKRGFDTVLASLARAGTPIGILIKRYIQQFYQINMPHYSISIIRGKGLDHNAVHYMLQNHPGKKIQFIDGWTGKGAIRKVLVEACSIFREQFGIELSDDLAVLADPGCCSETFGTREDFLIPSAALNSTVSGLMSRTVLRNDLIGPMDFHGAKFYKEWLPNDLSNIFVDIVSKLFSEIAEKACEEAERLYSKPEETASTWKGLSDIRRIQERFGIQDINLIKPGVGETTRVLLRRVPWKILVDRLDNPNLKHLFLLAKDRNVPVEVYPDLTYSCCGLIKPVRGEGE